One Brassica napus cultivar Da-Ae chromosome C4, Da-Ae, whole genome shotgun sequence genomic region harbors:
- the LOC106396618 gene encoding uncharacterized protein LOC106396618, translated as MGNISSAQSSSPSLPIDSTFDLPSPLPSWPSGEGFAKGVIDLGGLEVFQVTKFNKVWTVYEEGQDNLGATFFEPSSLPEGFSLLGFYAQPNNRKLFGWTLVGKDISGNSIRPPVDYLLLWSGKSTKVENNKDQTGYFWQPVPPDGYSAVGLIVTTTAEKPPLDKIRCVRSDLTDQSEPDALIWESNGFSVSSSKPVNRGTQASSVCVGTFTSNPTLACLKNNKFDFSCMPSKVQIDALFKTYAPLIYFHKDEKYLPSSVNWFFSNGALLYKKGEESNPVPVEPNGSNLPQGEANDGLYWLDLPVASDARKRVQGGDLQSMEVYLHIKPVYGGTLTDIAVWMFYPFNGPSRAKLKLATIPLGRIGEHIGDWEHFTLRISNFSGKLQRMYLSQHSKGSWIYPPEIEFQSGGNKPVAYASLNGHAMYAKPGLVLQGRDDVGIRNDTGKSEKVFDTAVRFRVVLAEYLKEVEEPAWLNYMRHWGPKIDYGREDEIRGVEKIVVGESLKSMFRSAVNGLPNEVFGEEGPTGPKLKRNWLGDED; from the exons ATGGGTAACATTTCCTCTGCTCAAAGTTCATCACCATCTTTGCCGATTGATTCCACCTTTGATCTTCCATCTCCATTGCCATCTTGGCCTTCAG GAGAGGGATTTGCAAAGGGGGTAATAGATTTGGGAGGTCTTGAAGTTTTCCAAGTAACAAAGTTTAACAAAGTATGGACTGTATACGAAGAAGGACAAGATAATCTTGGAGCCACTTTCTTTGAGCCGTCTTCACTACCTGAAGGCTTCTCCCTTCTCGGTTTCTACGCTCAACCCAATAACCGCAAGCTTTTTGGATGGACACTTGTCGGAAAAGACATCTCCGGCAACTCTATAAGACCACCGGTAgattatcttcttctttggaGCGGCAAATCTACAAAGGTAGAGAACAATAAGGACCAAACTGGATACTTTTGGCAGCCTGTGCCTCCTGATGGTTACAGTGCAGTGGGTCTAATCGTGACCACCACGGCTGAGAAACCTCCCCTAGACAAGATCCGTTGTGTCCGTTCTGACCTAACGGATCAATCCGAGCCGGACGCTCTCATATGGGAATCTAATGGGTTTAGCGTTTCGAGTTCTAAGCCTGTTAACAGAGGAACACAAGCCTCTAGTGTATGTGTTGGTACGTTCACTTCAAATCCAACCCTAGCTTGTCTGAAAAACAACAAGTTCGACTTTTCTTGCATGCCAAGCAAGGTCCAGATCGATGCTCTGTTTAAAACTTACGCTCCTTTGATCTACTTCCACAAAGATGAGAAGTATCTCCCATCGTCTGTCAACTGGTTCTTCAGCAACGGTGCCTTGCTTTACAAGAAAGGCGAGGAATCAAACCCGGTTCCAGTCGAACCAAACGGCTCAAATCTTCCTCAAGGAGAAGCCAACGACGGTCTTTACTGGTTAGACCTACCGGTTGCTTCTGACGCAAGAAAACGAGTACAAGGCGGAGATTTACAAAGCATGGAAGTGTATCTTCACATAAAACCTGTTTATGGTGGAACCTTAACAGATATAGCTGTATGGATGTTTTATCCGTTCAATGGCCCTTCACGAGCAAAGCTCAAGCTCGCCACAATCCCGTTGGGGAGAATAGGCGAACACATTGGAGATTGGGAACATTTCACTCTCCGGATAAGTAACTTCAGCGGCAAGTTACAGAGGATGTACTTATCACAACATAGCAAAGGAAGCTGGATCTATCCTCCGGAGATCGAGTTTCAAAGTGGTGGAAACAAACCGGTGGCTTACGCTTCTTTGAACGGACATGCAATGTATGCTAAACCAGGACTTGTGTTGCAAGGCAGAGACGATGTAGGGATTAGGAACGATACAGGAAAGAGTGAAAAGGTGTTTGATACTgcggttaggtttagggttgTCTTGGCTGAGTATTTGAAAGAAGTGGAGGAGCCTGCGTGGTTGAACTATATGAGACATTGGGGACCAAAGATTGATTATGGTCGTGAAGATGAGATTAGAGGTGTGGAGAAGATTGTTGTTGGAGAGAGTCTAAAGAGTATGTTCAGGAGTGCGGTTAATGGATTGCCTAATGAGGTTTTTGGAGAGGAAGGACCTACGGGTCCGAAGCTGAAGCGAAACTGGTTAGGTGATGAAGATTGA
- the BNACNNG55750D gene encoding uncharacterized protein BNACNNG55750D, with translation MGMVGFTVALMVIVVIISPCVHGNEFSDHKEIEVERLLKRLNKHALISIKSEDGDIIDCVPIHSQLAFDHPLLKNHNIQMRPNIIRESTSTYTKNYINVTQAWHKKGICPENTVSIRRIKKEDILRSNFIENFGKKMTPGILLYGSSSVHEYAVMNCKKGKYFGTKFAVNIWKPKVQVPNEFSLAQTWLSSGVGTNLNTIEAGFQVLPSLYGDNNLRLFVYWTADNYQKTGCYNTNCPGFVQTSNRITVGGTFKSVSKYDGIQIAVLVMIWKDGDYWWLQINKELVGYWPAKLFSSLGKGATEVLWGGEIVNEKTGGKHTSTDMGSGHFADEGHRKASYFRNIMTVDKTNTLREPQGVYPTVTNDNCYNIKEGRNGTSWGFNFFYGGPGLNAKCP, from the exons ATGGGAATGGTCGGTTTCACGGTAGCACTGATGGTGATAGTGGTGATAATCTCTCCTTGTGTCCATGGAAATGAGTTCTCCGATCACAAGGAAATCGAGGTAGAAAGACTTTTGAAGAGGCTCAACAAGCATGCTCTTATATCCATTAAG AGCGAAGATGGAGATATAATAGATTGTGTTCCAATACATAGTCAACTAGCTTTTGATCATCCTTTGCTTAAAAACCACAACATCCAG ATGAGACCGAACATTATACGGGAAAGTACGTCTACGTACACCAagaattatataaatgttaCTCAGGCGTGGCACAAGAAGGGAATATGCCCAGAAAACACAGTCTCGATAAGAAGAATAAAGAAAGAAGATATCTTACGATCAAATTTCATTGAGAATTTTGGGAAAAAGATGACTCCAGGCATCCTTTTATATGGTTCAAGTAGTGTTCACGAG TACGCGGTCATGAATTGCAAGAAAGGAAAGTATTTTGGGACAAAGTTTGCAGTGAATATCTGGAAACCAAAAGTTCAAGTTCCCAACGAGTTCAGCTTGGCTCAGACTTGGCTCTCGTCTGGAGTTGGCACTAATCTTAACACGATTGAAGCTGGTTTTCAG GTTCTTCCGTCATTATATGGTGATAATAATCTAAGATTATTTGTTTACTGGACG gCCGACAACTATCAAAAGACAGGGTGCTACAACACAAACTGCCCAGGTTTCGTTCAGACGAGCAATCGCATCACTGTAGGTGGAACCTTCAAAAGCGTCTCAAAATACGACGGTATTCAAATCGCGGTCCTCGTAATGATATGGAAG GACGGCGATTACTGGTGGCTACAGATTAACAAAGAGCTTGTCGGCTACTGGCCTGCTAAGTTATTCAGTTCTCTAGGTAAGGGAGCTACGGAAGTTCTATGGGGAGGTGAAATCGTTAACGAGAAGACCGGTGGGAAACACACGAGCACGGACATGGGAAGTGGACATTTTGCAGATGAAGGTCATAGAAAAGCGAGCTATTTCAGGAATATTATGACGGTTGATAAAACCAATACTCTGAGAGAACCACAAGGAGTTTACCCCACGGTTACGAATGATAACTGTTACAACATTAAGGAAGGACGTAATGGAACTTCCTGGGGGTTTAATTTCTTCTATGGTGGTCCTGGCCTGAACGCCAAATgcccttga
- the LOC106392548 gene encoding uncharacterized protein LOC106392548 isoform X2 has product MGMAGFTIALMMIGVIISPCVYGKEFSDHQEIEVEKLLKLLNKPALKSIKSEDGDIIDCVPIHSQPAFDHPLLKNHTIQMRPSFIPESTSMYTKTNPTQVWHKNGRCPKNTVPIRRTKKEDILRSKSHESFGKKTTSSVPEDNLSNNHEYAIMNSRRGKYFGTKFLVNVWKPEVQVRSNEFSLAQTWLASGDGANINTIEAGLQVYPRIYGDNRTRLFVFWTADAYKNGCYNTKCPGFVQTSSLITVGGAYNTVSQYDGVQYELSVLIWKVLNIRT; this is encoded by the exons ATGGGAATGGCCGGTTTCACGATAGCACTGATGATGATAGGGGTGATAATCTCTCCTTGTGTATATGGAAAAGAGTTCTCCGATCACCAGGAAATCGAAGTAGAAAAACTTTTGAAGCTGCTCAACAAGCCTGCTCTTAAATCCATTAAG AGTGAAGATGGAGATATAATAGATTGTGTCCCAATACATAGTCAACCAGCTTTTGATCATCCTCTACTTAAAAACCACACCATCCAG ATGAGACCGAGCTTTATACCGGAAAGTACGTCTATGTACACCAAGACAAATCCTACTCAGGTGTGGCACAAGAATGGAAGATGCCCAAAAAATACAGTTCCGATAAGAAGAACGAAGAAAGAAGATATCTTACGCTCAAAATCCCATGAGAGTTTTGGGAAAAAGACGACCTCAAGCGTCCCCGAAGATAATCTAAGTAACAACCACGAG TACGCGATTATGAACTCCAGGCGAGGAAAGTATTTCGGGACAAAATTTCTAGTGAATGTCTGGAAGCCAGAAGTTCAAGTTCGCAGCAACGAGTTCAGCTTGGCTCAGACTTGGCTCGCGTCTGGAGATGGCGCTAATATTAACACAATTGAAGCTGGTTTGCAG GTTTATCCACGCATATATGGTGATAATAGAACAAGATTATTTGTTTTCTGGACG gccgatgcctataaaAATGGGTGCTACAACACCAAATGCCCAGGTTTCGTTCAAACGAGCAGTCTTATCACTGTAGGTGGAGCATACAATACCGTCTCACAATACGACGGAGTTCAATACGAGCTCTCTGTACTTATATGGAAGGTACTAAATATACGAACATAG
- the LOC106392548 gene encoding uncharacterized protein LOC106392548 isoform X1, with the protein MGMAGFTIALMMIGVIISPCVYGKEFSDHQEIEVEKLLKLLNKPALKSIKSEDGDIIDCVPIHSQPAFDHPLLKNHTIQMRPSFIPESTSMYTKTNPTQVWHKNGRCPKNTVPIRRTKKEDILRSKSHESFGKKTTSSVPEDNLSNNHEYAIMNSRRGKYFGTKFLVNVWKPEVQVRSNEFSLAQTWLASGDGANINTIEAGLQVYPRIYGDNRTRLFVFWTADAYKNGCYNTKCPGFVQTSSLITVGGAYNTVSQYDGVQYELSVLIWKSGENWWLRVGEELVGYWPGALFTSLGDGATRVLLYFFEFFQKNENSLVNYYDIFIL; encoded by the exons ATGGGAATGGCCGGTTTCACGATAGCACTGATGATGATAGGGGTGATAATCTCTCCTTGTGTATATGGAAAAGAGTTCTCCGATCACCAGGAAATCGAAGTAGAAAAACTTTTGAAGCTGCTCAACAAGCCTGCTCTTAAATCCATTAAG AGTGAAGATGGAGATATAATAGATTGTGTCCCAATACATAGTCAACCAGCTTTTGATCATCCTCTACTTAAAAACCACACCATCCAG ATGAGACCGAGCTTTATACCGGAAAGTACGTCTATGTACACCAAGACAAATCCTACTCAGGTGTGGCACAAGAATGGAAGATGCCCAAAAAATACAGTTCCGATAAGAAGAACGAAGAAAGAAGATATCTTACGCTCAAAATCCCATGAGAGTTTTGGGAAAAAGACGACCTCAAGCGTCCCCGAAGATAATCTAAGTAACAACCACGAG TACGCGATTATGAACTCCAGGCGAGGAAAGTATTTCGGGACAAAATTTCTAGTGAATGTCTGGAAGCCAGAAGTTCAAGTTCGCAGCAACGAGTTCAGCTTGGCTCAGACTTGGCTCGCGTCTGGAGATGGCGCTAATATTAACACAATTGAAGCTGGTTTGCAG GTTTATCCACGCATATATGGTGATAATAGAACAAGATTATTTGTTTTCTGGACG gccgatgcctataaaAATGGGTGCTACAACACCAAATGCCCAGGTTTCGTTCAAACGAGCAGTCTTATCACTGTAGGTGGAGCATACAATACCGTCTCACAATACGACGGAGTTCAATACGAGCTCTCTGTACTTATATGGAAG AGCGGCGAAAACTGGTGGCTAAGGGTTGGTGAAGAGCTTGTCGGCTACTGGCCTGGCGCGTTGTTTACTTCGCTAGGAGATGGAGCTACGAGAGTTCTGctgtatttttttgaatttttccaaaaaaatgaaaatagtttagtaaattattatgatatttttattttgtaa